One part of the Thermococcus litoralis DSM 5473 genome encodes these proteins:
- a CDS encoding NAD(P)-dependent oxidoreductase, with protein MIGWIGLGHIGRAMAERLSEEYELLVWNRSIEKARGFKNVAKTPEEVAEKCYVIFLSLYDSEAVRQVSERLLKADLSWKIVVDPTTNHHEKVLEFHEMYRNVGAFYLESPVIGSVIPARNGQLTILVSGEREAFEKVRPYLEKLGKKIFHFEEPGKATKLKLINNFVLGAFMAALGEAVALGEKAGIPKEELIEVLENGAGNSVVLKAKKEKLLGDDYSTHFSVKNLVKDLSYAYELAVASRKAVPLNAAVRELYRVAFERDMEELDFSVVYKLLREL; from the coding sequence ATGATAGGGTGGATCGGCCTGGGTCACATAGGTAGGGCCATGGCGGAGAGGTTATCGGAGGAGTACGAGCTCCTCGTCTGGAACAGATCGATAGAGAAGGCCAGAGGTTTCAAGAACGTCGCAAAAACTCCGGAGGAAGTGGCCGAGAAATGCTATGTGATCTTCCTCTCGCTCTACGACAGCGAAGCGGTGAGGCAGGTCTCGGAGAGGCTTTTAAAGGCAGACCTCAGCTGGAAGATAGTGGTGGACCCCACCACGAACCACCACGAGAAAGTCCTGGAGTTCCACGAGATGTACAGAAACGTGGGAGCCTTTTACCTCGAAAGCCCCGTCATCGGGAGCGTCATTCCTGCAAGAAACGGCCAGCTGACGATCCTCGTGAGCGGAGAGAGGGAGGCCTTTGAGAAAGTCCGCCCCTACCTTGAGAAACTCGGGAAGAAGATATTCCACTTCGAGGAGCCCGGAAAGGCCACGAAGCTCAAGCTGATAAACAACTTTGTTCTCGGAGCCTTCATGGCTGCCCTTGGTGAGGCAGTGGCTTTGGGTGAGAAAGCCGGAATCCCGAAGGAGGAGCTCATAGAGGTGCTTGAGAACGGCGCCGGCAACTCGGTGGTGCTGAAGGCGAAGAAGGAGAAGCTCCTTGGCGATGACTACTCGACGCACTTTTCCGTGAAGAACCTCGTTAAGGACCTCTCCTACGCTTACGAGCTCGCTGTGGCATCAAGGAAGGCAGTTCCTCTCAACGCTGCCGTGAGGGAACTTTACAGGGTCGCCTTTGAGAGGGACATGGAGGAGCTCGACTTTTCGGTGGTTTACAAACTCCTCAGGGAGCTTTAA
- a CDS encoding flavodoxin family protein has product MKTLVVFYSRSGTTKRVAQELAEALGADIDEVIDKKSRKGILGILRAGYDATREKTTEIEFTKDPSEYDFVIVGSPVWNRRVTPAIRTYLLQNRGKIKAAAFFATCMGNSGKCLDQMEELYGDKAVLKKTLVKKELEKGIKELQEELKALMAT; this is encoded by the coding sequence ATGAAAACGCTCGTCGTCTTCTACTCCCGGAGCGGGACCACTAAGAGAGTGGCTCAAGAGCTCGCAGAGGCCCTCGGTGCTGACATCGATGAGGTTATAGACAAGAAGTCCCGCAAAGGCATCCTTGGCATTCTGAGGGCGGGCTACGACGCCACGAGGGAAAAGACAACGGAGATAGAGTTCACGAAAGACCCCTCGGAGTACGACTTCGTCATAGTCGGAAGCCCTGTCTGGAACCGTAGGGTAACTCCCGCGATCAGGACGTACCTTCTGCAGAACAGGGGAAAAATCAAGGCAGCTGCTTTCTTTGCTACCTGCATGGGCAACTCCGGAAAGTGCCTCGACCAGATGGAGGAGCTCTATGGCGATAAGGCGGTCCTTAAAAAGACCCTGGTGAAGAAGGAGCTTGAAAAAGGAATTAAAGAACTCCAGGAGGAGCTCAAGGCCCTGATGGCTACTTAA
- a CDS encoding MarR family winged helix-turn-helix transcriptional regulator → MQKSEKPCDLVSELYWLMRKAFEGRLEEIGITFLEFKALIHLGEARTQGELLKAMKVSKATASKVLRSLENKGIVERERRGRAIG, encoded by the coding sequence ATGCAGAAAAGTGAAAAACCCTGCGACCTGGTTTCGGAGCTCTACTGGCTCATGCGAAAAGCCTTCGAAGGGAGGCTTGAGGAAATCGGGATAACCTTCCTGGAGTTTAAGGCCCTTATCCACCTTGGAGAGGCCAGAACCCAGGGCGAGCTTTTAAAGGCGATGAAGGTCTCCAAAGCGACCGCCTCAAAGGTTCTCCGCTCTCTTGAAAATAAAGGCATTGTTGAGAGGGAGCGCAGGGGAAGAGCTATAGGGTAG
- a CDS encoding MATE family efflux transporter — protein sequence MSEKTTKGVQLLRGDPKKAIVRLSIPMMIGMSVQTLYNLADGIWVSGLGPESLAAVGLFFPVFMGIIALAAGLGVGTSSAIARRIGARDKEGADNVAVHSLILSLILGVTITITMLPAMDSLFRSMGAKGEAVELAIEYARVLLVGAFVIVFNNVGNGILRGEGDANRAMLAMVLGSGLNIVLDPVFIYTLGFGVVGAAYATLLSMVVTFLFIAYWLFIKRDTYVDINLRDFSPSREILKDILRVGLPSSLSQLSMSIAMFFLNSVAITAGGENGVAVFTSAWRITMLGIVPILGMAAATTSVTGAAYGERSFEKLETAYLYAIKIAFMIELAVVAFIMLFAPQVAYLFTYSESAQVIKGELISALRTLPVFLVLTPFGMMTSAMFQGIGEGEKSLILTIFRTLVMQVGFAYIFVHYTTLGLRGVWIGIVIGNMVAAIVGFLWGRIRIGALKKAVSARG from the coding sequence ATGAGTGAAAAAACCACGAAGGGCGTCCAGCTTTTGAGGGGCGACCCCAAAAAGGCCATAGTCAGGCTCTCGATCCCCATGATGATAGGCATGTCGGTTCAGACCCTCTACAACCTCGCCGATGGAATATGGGTCTCGGGCCTGGGGCCAGAATCGCTTGCCGCTGTCGGCCTCTTCTTCCCGGTCTTCATGGGCATAATAGCGCTTGCAGCTGGCCTGGGGGTGGGCACGAGCTCCGCGATAGCGAGAAGGATAGGCGCGAGGGACAAGGAAGGAGCTGACAACGTTGCCGTCCATTCCCTCATCCTCTCCCTCATCCTTGGAGTTACAATAACCATCACAATGCTCCCGGCTATGGATTCCCTCTTCCGCTCCATGGGCGCGAAAGGAGAGGCCGTCGAGCTGGCCATAGAGTACGCGAGGGTTCTCCTTGTCGGAGCGTTCGTCATAGTCTTCAACAACGTCGGCAACGGCATCCTGAGGGGGGAGGGAGACGCCAACAGGGCCATGTTAGCCATGGTGCTCGGCTCGGGCCTCAACATAGTCCTTGACCCGGTGTTTATCTACACCCTCGGCTTTGGCGTCGTTGGAGCCGCTTACGCGACGCTGCTCTCCATGGTGGTGACCTTCCTCTTCATCGCCTACTGGCTCTTCATAAAGCGGGACACCTACGTGGACATAAACCTTAGAGACTTCTCGCCGAGCAGGGAGATCCTAAAGGACATCCTCCGAGTTGGCCTGCCCTCCTCGCTCTCCCAGCTCTCGATGTCCATAGCGATGTTCTTCCTCAACAGCGTCGCCATAACCGCTGGGGGAGAGAACGGGGTTGCCGTCTTCACGAGCGCGTGGAGAATCACGATGCTCGGCATAGTGCCCATACTCGGAATGGCGGCAGCGACCACATCCGTCACTGGAGCGGCCTACGGGGAGAGGAGCTTTGAAAAGCTTGAAACTGCCTATCTCTATGCCATCAAGATCGCCTTCATGATAGAGCTTGCGGTTGTTGCGTTCATAATGCTCTTCGCGCCTCAGGTGGCCTACCTCTTCACGTACTCAGAATCTGCCCAGGTGATAAAGGGGGAGCTCATAAGCGCTTTAAGAACCCTCCCGGTCTTTCTCGTCCTCACGCCCTTCGGAATGATGACTTCGGCGATGTTCCAGGGCATAGGGGAGGGCGAGAAGTCCCTAATCCTCACAATATTCAGGACGCTCGTGATGCAGGTGGGCTTTGCCTACATCTTCGTCCACTACACGACCCTGGGCCTCAGGGGAGTGTGGATTGGAATAGTAATTGGAAACATGGTTGCTGCTATCGTCGGCTTCCTGTGGGGGCGGATAAGGATAGGGGCTTTGAAGAAAGCCGTTTCTGCAAGGGGGTAA
- a CDS encoding FprA family A-type flavoprotein has translation MKSVKLLDGVYWVGVKDWSRRIFDSLIPLPEGTSYNAYLVFGNEKSALIDTVNPGFERELEEKMNEVVPLEGIDYVVMNHAEPDHAGAIPHIMERNKKALLITTEKGKELAKAYYNVPDERIMVVKEGDEVDLGGKTLRFIEAPWLHWPETMFTYLVEDKVLFPCDFFGAHTAHGLYDDEVPSIIEYAQRYFGEIMMPFAGMAKRAMEKLKGLEIKMIAPSHGPIYRNPERILKAYESWVKGETKEEVLVAYVSMWGSNRELAKELADLLVARGIDVKVHDLVSADIGELAKDLVDSRGIVLAAPTVLGSAHPLAVYAAYLVKALRPPAKYAVLIGSHGWHGRSIDAILEILKGASFELLGTIDVHARPKEEDYKALHSLADLLAKKVRGE, from the coding sequence ATGAAAAGTGTGAAACTCTTGGATGGAGTCTACTGGGTCGGTGTTAAGGACTGGAGCAGGAGGATATTTGACTCCCTCATCCCCCTCCCGGAAGGCACCTCTTACAACGCCTACCTCGTGTTCGGCAACGAAAAGAGCGCCCTCATAGACACCGTAAACCCGGGTTTCGAGAGAGAACTTGAGGAAAAGATGAACGAGGTAGTGCCCCTTGAGGGGATAGACTACGTGGTCATGAACCACGCTGAACCTGACCACGCGGGTGCAATACCCCACATAATGGAGCGCAACAAAAAGGCCCTCCTCATCACAACGGAAAAGGGAAAAGAGCTCGCGAAAGCATACTACAATGTCCCCGATGAGAGGATAATGGTCGTGAAGGAGGGGGATGAGGTAGACCTCGGCGGCAAAACGCTCCGCTTTATAGAGGCTCCATGGCTCCACTGGCCGGAGACGATGTTCACCTATCTCGTTGAGGACAAAGTGCTGTTCCCATGCGACTTCTTCGGTGCTCACACTGCCCACGGCCTCTACGATGATGAGGTTCCCTCCATAATCGAGTACGCCCAGAGATACTTCGGTGAAATCATGATGCCCTTTGCGGGCATGGCCAAAAGGGCCATGGAAAAGCTCAAAGGGCTGGAGATCAAAATGATAGCCCCAAGCCACGGCCCCATCTACAGAAACCCGGAGAGGATTCTAAAAGCCTACGAAAGCTGGGTGAAGGGAGAGACTAAGGAGGAGGTGCTTGTAGCTTACGTGAGCATGTGGGGCTCCAACAGGGAGCTTGCGAAAGAGCTGGCTGACCTGCTCGTGGCAAGGGGGATTGACGTTAAGGTTCACGACCTCGTGAGCGCCGACATCGGGGAGCTCGCAAAGGACCTCGTTGACTCAAGGGGTATAGTGCTGGCAGCGCCTACGGTGCTCGGGAGTGCTCATCCGCTCGCCGTTTATGCTGCCTACCTCGTGAAGGCCCTGAGGCCCCCGGCGAAGTACGCTGTCCTAATAGGCTCCCACGGATGGCACGGGAGGAGCATAGACGCAATACTGGAGATTCTGAAGGGTGCAAGCTTTGAGCTGCTCGGGACGATAGATGTCCACGCGAGGCCGAAGGAGGAGGACTATAAAGCCCTCCACAGTTTAGCTGACCTTCTGGCGAAAAAGGTTAGGGGTGAGTAA
- a CDS encoding nitroreductase family protein, whose product MEFFEVLKKRRSIRRFQDKPVPREVVESLLEAAFLSPSSYNKRPWHFIVVDEKEKLEALSRAKLGASGLKTAPLAIVVAADESRSDVWIEDASIAAEHIHLASYALGLASFWVQIRNRMHDETKTAEEYVRELLGIPENYRVLCIIGVGYPAENKPPHGDEVFEWEKVSHNEFGKRFK is encoded by the coding sequence ATGGAGTTCTTTGAGGTGCTCAAAAAGAGGAGGAGCATAAGGCGCTTTCAGGACAAACCCGTCCCGAGAGAGGTGGTTGAGAGCCTCCTGGAAGCGGCTTTCCTCTCTCCGAGCTCCTACAACAAGAGGCCGTGGCACTTCATAGTGGTGGACGAGAAAGAGAAGCTTGAGGCACTCTCAAGGGCAAAACTCGGTGCCTCCGGTCTCAAAACGGCACCACTGGCGATAGTCGTTGCCGCCGATGAGAGCAGGAGCGACGTCTGGATCGAGGATGCAAGCATAGCGGCCGAACACATCCATCTTGCATCGTATGCTTTGGGTTTAGCTTCCTTCTGGGTGCAGATACGGAACAGGATGCACGACGAGACCAAAACAGCGGAGGAGTACGTAAGGGAGCTTCTGGGAATTCCAGAAAACTACCGCGTACTGTGCATAATCGGGGTAGGCTATCCCGCGGAGAACAAGCCGCCCCACGGCGATGAAGTCTTTGAGTGGGAAAAGGTCAGCCACAACGAGTTTGGAAAGAGGTTTAAGTAG
- a CDS encoding DUF1858 domain-containing protein, producing MILDVRGLKPPQPAVMILENLERLKIGETLEVIGDKPFVDIIPKLEEAGYQVELNKVGEFFVLKVSKTEESKELKMEVKECDDKLEEIMEDTNVAKLLKAYPEALDILVKYGFSPLQNPVMRKTLARTVTLRKAKKLIGMSDERFEEMMKELKALEKM from the coding sequence ATGATACTGGATGTTAGGGGTTTGAAACCACCACAGCCTGCGGTTATGATACTGGAAAACCTTGAGCGGCTCAAAATCGGGGAGACCCTTGAGGTAATCGGCGACAAACCCTTTGTAGATATAATACCCAAGCTCGAAGAGGCTGGCTATCAAGTGGAGCTGAACAAAGTGGGAGAGTTCTTCGTGCTGAAGGTGAGCAAAACGGAGGAGTCAAAGGAGCTGAAGATGGAGGTCAAGGAGTGCGATGATAAGCTGGAAGAGATAATGGAAGACACCAACGTGGCCAAGCTCCTCAAGGCATACCCCGAAGCCCTCGACATACTCGTTAAGTACGGCTTTTCACCACTCCAGAACCCCGTTATGAGGAAGACGCTCGCGAGGACGGTAACGCTGAGAAAGGCCAAGAAGCTCATCGGCATGAGTGACGAGCGCTTTGAGGAAATGATGAAAGAGCTAAAGGCGCTGGAAAAGATGTGA
- a CDS encoding DUF302 domain-containing protein: MFRYRRKVEMSLKEAEEKLKAKLEEKGYKVVLEFTPSEVVKAKLGVEMEPYRILYVCNPKKFYEMTKVEYEVGSFAPCPVLLYEKEGSVYVAINTADDIVEVIKEPLEEVKAVIESL, encoded by the coding sequence ATGTTTAGGTATAGAAGAAAGGTCGAAATGTCTCTAAAAGAAGCCGAAGAAAAGTTGAAGGCAAAGCTTGAGGAGAAGGGATACAAGGTCGTGCTTGAATTTACGCCGAGTGAAGTAGTTAAAGCAAAGCTTGGAGTTGAGATGGAGCCATATAGAATCCTCTACGTCTGCAATCCGAAGAAGTTCTACGAGATGACAAAAGTTGAATACGAGGTTGGATCTTTTGCTCCCTGTCCAGTACTGCTCTACGAGAAAGAAGGAAGCGTATACGTTGCCATAAACACTGCAGATGACATAGTTGAAGTCATCAAAGAGCCGCTTGAGGAAGTTAAGGCGGTTATTGAATCACTTTGA
- the dmpI gene encoding 4-oxalocrotonate tautomerase DmpI, translating to MPVPMVIIEGPKADVETKRELVKRITEVIREVYKVHHVSVIIHENETENVGSDGELLSDIIARRRG from the coding sequence ATGCCCGTGCCGATGGTGATAATTGAGGGCCCGAAGGCGGATGTGGAGACCAAGAGGGAGCTCGTGAAAAGAATAACCGAGGTGATAAGGGAGGTCTACAAGGTGCACCACGTGAGCGTCATAATCCACGAGAACGAGACTGAGAACGTTGGCTCGGATGGCGAGCTCCTCTCGGACATAATAGCGAGGAGAAGGGGATAA
- a CDS encoding M24 family metallopeptidase produces MERKIFEKRINRFQELLKREDIDGAVIRTLSTFVYFTGTKWLRPALLIPQEGEPTVIVAKGEAELFKQRSWIENVVEFQKTEDLMANVTIWIKRNGYSRVGMEFSVERDAYILFYELFKKLNPDVEVVDVRGLSMELRMIKDKWELENIRKAGKIAVKGMKVAEEEIKPGKTELEVAAEIMRELMLNGSEEPKVYVSATPRAHAEPFRDVEVREGSVVSVVIGADWNHYYANITRSFPVGEISERAKNAIDAMEEAYITSVENTKPGVRFAQVEREIEKIYTSRGLKEYYITGYTHGVGLLIEEDPITTIVVPHRAMEAKEGMVLAMVHAPLMIPEGAVKKEDTFILGKKLENVTKY; encoded by the coding sequence GTGGAGAGAAAAATTTTTGAGAAAAGAATAAACCGGTTCCAGGAGCTTTTGAAGAGGGAAGACATCGACGGTGCAGTAATAAGAACGCTCTCGACTTTTGTCTACTTCACCGGCACGAAGTGGCTTAGGCCAGCCCTTTTAATACCTCAAGAGGGAGAACCAACCGTAATCGTTGCCAAAGGGGAAGCCGAACTCTTCAAACAGAGGAGCTGGATTGAGAACGTCGTGGAGTTTCAAAAGACCGAAGACCTCATGGCCAATGTAACTATCTGGATAAAGAGAAACGGTTACAGCAGAGTTGGCATGGAGTTCAGCGTGGAGAGAGATGCTTACATTCTCTTTTATGAACTCTTTAAAAAGCTCAACCCCGATGTAGAGGTTGTGGACGTTAGAGGACTTTCCATGGAGCTTAGGATGATTAAAGACAAATGGGAGCTGGAGAATATAAGAAAGGCAGGAAAAATAGCTGTGAAGGGAATGAAAGTTGCGGAGGAGGAGATAAAACCTGGAAAGACGGAGCTTGAAGTTGCTGCTGAGATTATGAGAGAGTTAATGCTTAACGGTAGCGAGGAGCCAAAAGTTTACGTCTCGGCAACTCCAAGAGCCCATGCAGAGCCCTTTAGGGACGTGGAGGTCAGGGAGGGAAGCGTTGTATCCGTCGTCATAGGCGCCGACTGGAACCACTATTACGCAAACATAACTAGGTCTTTTCCAGTGGGAGAAATAAGCGAGAGGGCAAAAAATGCCATAGATGCAATGGAAGAGGCATACATAACCTCTGTAGAGAATACAAAGCCTGGTGTGAGATTTGCCCAGGTGGAACGGGAGATTGAGAAGATCTACACATCCAGAGGGCTTAAGGAGTACTACATAACCGGCTACACTCATGGCGTTGGGCTTCTCATTGAGGAAGACCCGATAACGACGATAGTTGTCCCACACAGGGCGATGGAGGCTAAGGAAGGCATGGTGCTCGCCATGGTTCACGCCCCTCTGATGATACCGGAAGGGGCAGTAAAGAAGGAGGACACTTTCATACTTGGCAAAAAGTTAGAGAACGTGACAAAATATTAA
- a CDS encoding cupin domain-containing protein: MFVVKAEEAERIENPYGADVRALLKRENAKVMLVTLNPGEALERHTTSVDAFVYILKGKALVEVGEESEEAKKDVLVFLPKNIPHAVRNAGSLPLKFLVVKLG; the protein is encoded by the coding sequence ATGTTTGTAGTTAAAGCTGAAGAAGCTGAGAGGATAGAGAACCCCTATGGTGCTGACGTTAGAGCCCTGCTCAAGAGGGAAAATGCAAAGGTAATGCTTGTCACTTTAAACCCAGGAGAGGCTTTGGAGAGGCACACAACATCTGTTGATGCTTTCGTCTACATCTTAAAGGGAAAGGCCCTCGTGGAGGTCGGGGAGGAAAGCGAGGAAGCTAAAAAAGACGTCCTAGTCTTTCTTCCAAAAAATATTCCTCATGCCGTCAGAAATGCTGGCAGTTTACCTTTGAAGTTTTTGGTTGTCAAGCTCGGCTAA
- a CDS encoding urease accessory protein UreH domain-containing protein — MSLRLGGALYLVGGLGFILVGASLISNTVNQKVVKFIPSPSERISSKNGYFYDFLLGSALGATWIGCIAPYVGFAVITAALSGSVLKGIMVMGIYGLGMGLTIYLILSSKDFADWINKKFLSNRLSLTKEKKAKWEKILGIVIILFGALMLTELTPLKLWSALFEKLAKL; from the coding sequence ATATCGCTCAGGTTAGGGGGGGCTCTCTATCTTGTAGGTGGCCTCGGGTTCATTCTGGTTGGAGCATCGCTAATAAGTAATACTGTTAACCAAAAAGTGGTTAAATTCATTCCCTCTCCTTCAGAGAGGATTTCATCAAAGAACGGCTATTTTTACGACTTTCTATTGGGTTCTGCACTTGGAGCCACTTGGATTGGATGCATAGCACCGTACGTTGGGTTTGCTGTTATTACAGCAGCATTAAGTGGAAGCGTCTTAAAGGGGATAATGGTCATGGGTATCTACGGTCTGGGAATGGGGCTTACCATCTATTTGATCCTTAGCTCAAAAGATTTTGCGGATTGGATAAATAAAAAGTTCCTATCGAACAGACTAAGCCTAACCAAGGAGAAGAAAGCTAAGTGGGAGAAAATTCTGGGGATTGTGATAATCCTCTTCGGAGCTCTGATGCTCACCGAACTAACTCCCCTCAAGCTCTGGAGTGCTCTATTTGAAAAGCTTGCAAAACTTTAA
- a CDS encoding DUF438 domain-containing protein has protein sequence MTELLNTREYKKEQLKKLLLMIHEGESVEKLKEEFRSVLSNISPLEIPLIEQELVKEGISARDIAKMCDLHVELFREAVKGTEELEERDLPDGHPLKTLYLENKEIMKDAEMLNLYARTLATTKDERMRKEILGVLEEIVGNLRMVGFTHYNREEMLIFPYIERRGLTAIATVLWTKHDEIRAMIKQLAELLRKREEMPWEEFVEKFKAKAGEAAFALSDMVFRENNIFYPTLKALLSEGEWKAIKMQEDEIGYYKVKPPEWDPGEDVKPLHPWEINPELSVEQLLTLPKEVQQALRGQPLEFDKSGLKREGDIDLGTGYLNIGELKAIFEALPVDVTFIDKDDRVRFFSPGERIFTRTPSVLGRPVQLCHPPKSVYVVNKILKAFKEGRKKEATFWLRLGPKYVYIKYVPLFDEKGEYMGTLEMTMDIAPYKKIEGEKRLLDWRD, from the coding sequence ATGACCGAGCTTTTGAACACCCGCGAATACAAGAAGGAACAGCTCAAGAAGCTCCTCCTAATGATACACGAAGGAGAAAGCGTTGAAAAGCTAAAGGAAGAGTTTAGATCAGTTTTGAGCAACATCTCTCCGCTTGAGATACCCCTCATCGAGCAGGAGCTTGTGAAGGAGGGAATTTCCGCCAGGGATATAGCCAAGATGTGCGACCTTCATGTCGAGCTGTTCCGTGAAGCCGTTAAAGGTACGGAAGAGCTTGAGGAGAGGGATTTACCCGACGGCCATCCCCTGAAGACCCTCTACCTTGAGAACAAGGAAATAATGAAGGACGCTGAGATGCTCAATCTCTATGCAAGAACTTTGGCAACAACAAAAGACGAACGTATGCGTAAAGAAATCCTAGGCGTTCTGGAGGAGATAGTGGGCAACCTGAGAATGGTCGGCTTCACCCACTACAACCGCGAGGAGATGTTGATATTCCCGTACATAGAACGCCGCGGACTTACGGCCATAGCCACAGTCCTCTGGACGAAGCACGACGAGATAAGGGCCATGATAAAGCAACTTGCAGAGCTTTTGAGAAAGAGGGAGGAGATGCCCTGGGAGGAGTTTGTGGAGAAATTCAAGGCAAAGGCCGGTGAGGCTGCCTTCGCTTTGAGTGACATGGTTTTCAGGGAGAACAACATCTTTTACCCAACGCTCAAGGCTCTCTTAAGCGAGGGCGAGTGGAAGGCAATAAAGATGCAGGAAGATGAAATCGGCTACTACAAGGTGAAGCCGCCGGAGTGGGACCCGGGTGAGGACGTTAAGCCCCTTCACCCCTGGGAGATAAACCCCGAGCTGAGCGTTGAACAACTCCTTACCCTCCCGAAGGAAGTCCAGCAGGCCCTTAGGGGTCAACCTTTGGAGTTTGATAAGAGCGGGCTAAAGCGTGAGGGAGACATAGACCTCGGAACGGGCTATCTCAACATAGGGGAGCTGAAGGCGATCTTCGAGGCGCTCCCGGTTGACGTGACCTTCATAGACAAAGACGATAGGGTTAGGTTCTTCTCGCCCGGAGAGAGGATTTTCACGAGGACGCCTTCGGTGCTCGGAAGACCAGTACAGCTCTGCCACCCGCCGAAGAGCGTTTACGTTGTCAACAAAATCCTCAAGGCCTTCAAGGAGGGGAGAAAGAAAGAGGCTACTTTCTGGCTCAGACTCGGCCCAAAGTACGTTTACATCAAGTATGTTCCTCTGTTCGACGAGAAAGGCGAGTACATGGGAACGCTTGAGATGACGATGGACATAGCACCCTATAAGAAAATAGAGGGTGAAAAAAGGCTTTTGGACTGGAGGGATTGA
- the msrB gene encoding peptide-methionine (R)-S-oxide reductase MsrB, whose protein sequence is MQSLKSLLTPLQYRVTQFGYTEPPFHNEYWDNHEEGIYVDVVSGEPLFSSLDKYDSGTGWPSFTKPLEEWAIVEAEECKGFLCGREVRSRFAGSHLGHVFEEPTPTGKRYCINSAAIRFIPREELRKYGYIAYEQLFE, encoded by the coding sequence ATGCAGAGCTTAAAAAGCCTGCTAACTCCTCTCCAGTATAGGGTTACACAGTTTGGATACACTGAGCCACCGTTCCACAATGAGTACTGGGACAACCATGAGGAAGGAATATACGTTGATGTGGTCTCGGGTGAGCCCCTGTTCAGCTCTCTCGATAAGTACGATTCCGGAACTGGATGGCCGAGCTTCACGAAGCCCCTTGAGGAGTGGGCTATCGTTGAGGCTGAAGAGTGCAAGGGCTTTCTTTGCGGGCGGGAAGTAAGGAGCCGCTTTGCAGGCTCCCACCTTGGCCACGTCTTTGAGGAACCTACTCCAACTGGAAAGAGGTACTGCATAAATTCTGCTGCTATTAGGTTTATTCCCAGAGAAGAGCTTAGAAAATACGGTTATATCGCCTACGAGCAGCTCTTTGAATAA
- the msrA gene encoding peptide-methionine (S)-S-oxide reductase MsrA, translating to MENKEIAIFAGGCFWCMEEAFERLPGVIEAISGYTGGWVENPTYELVSTGDTGHREAVKVIYDPSKISYERLLDVFWRNIDPMDPGGQFADRGEQYKTAIFYLNEEQRKLAEESKRRLELSGIFKEPIATEILPAKKFYPAEDYHQGYYFRFETKYKNYKLYSGRLGFIKSVWEKNRHFRLFPERELYWLGYVKPSDAELKKPANSSPV from the coding sequence ATGGAAAATAAAGAGATAGCGATATTTGCCGGAGGCTGCTTCTGGTGTATGGAAGAGGCCTTTGAGAGGCTTCCCGGAGTGATTGAAGCAATATCTGGCTACACCGGCGGCTGGGTGGAGAACCCTACCTACGAGCTCGTTTCAACGGGTGATACAGGCCACAGGGAAGCGGTTAAGGTTATCTACGATCCCTCAAAAATTTCCTATGAGAGACTTTTGGATGTCTTCTGGAGAAACATAGATCCCATGGATCCAGGCGGCCAGTTCGCCGATAGGGGCGAGCAGTACAAGACGGCTATATTTTACCTCAACGAAGAACAGAGAAAGCTAGCTGAGGAATCGAAGAGGAGACTTGAGCTCTCTGGAATATTCAAAGAACCCATAGCCACTGAAATCCTCCCGGCGAAGAAGTTTTATCCGGCCGAAGACTACCACCAGGGCTACTACTTCCGCTTTGAGACGAAGTATAAGAACTACAAGCTCTATTCTGGAAGGTTAGGCTTCATAAAGTCTGTGTGGGAGAAAAACCGGCACTTTCGCCTCTTCCCTGAGAGGGAGCTTTACTGGCTTGGCTACGTGAAACCGAGCGATGCAGAGCTTAAAAAGCCTGCTAACTCCTCTCCAGTATAG